From one Cyprinus carpio isolate SPL01 chromosome B3, ASM1834038v1, whole genome shotgun sequence genomic stretch:
- the LOC109056156 gene encoding interferon a3 isoform X2, with protein MSGQYPENVKMHFPGTLYNLIDKAEVEDQVRFLVLTLDHIINLMDASEHMNSAKWNLKKVEYFLEDLQRQSSELKECVAQYQKPLQKESYEIRIKRHFRTLKKILKKEKYSAQAWEQIRRAVRSHLQRMDIIANNAKKRV; from the exons ATG AGTGGACAATATCCTGAGAATGTCAAGATGCATTTTCCGGGGACCCTGTACAACTTGATAGACAAAGCTGAG GTGGAGGACCAGGTGAGGTTTCTTGTCTTGACCTTGGATCATATCATCAATCTCATGGATGCCTCAGAGCACATGAATTCAGCTAAATGGAACCTAAAGAAAGTGGAATATTTCCTAGAAGACCTGCAACGGCAGTCATCTGAGCTTAAAGAATGC GTGGCCCAATACCAAAAGCCATTGCAAAAGGAGTCTTACGAGATCAGGATAAAAAGACACTTCAGGACTTTAAAGAAGATTTTAAAGAAAGaa aaatatagtgCTCAAGCATGGGAACAGATCCGGAGAGCTGTGAGAAGCCACCTTCAGAGGATGGACATCATCGCAAACAATGCTAAAAAAAGAGTTTAA
- the LOC109105488 gene encoding interferon alpha-7-like, whose product MALWKCIALLCPFLFFAQICSMPTKCMQRDLVEETRSLLENMGGLFPRECLKENVKITFPKSALQSNDSNQNSGVAEAVYKIMEHIDYLFANDSHPESWNQKKVEDFQNIIYRLSIMERKQERPVDDFPTRGDALKTYFDKLATLLRNKDYSVCGWEVVRKELLLVLEFTLELKSFC is encoded by the exons ATGGCACTTTGGAAATGTATCGCtttgctgtgtccatttctttttttcgCCCAAATTTGTTCAATGCCAACAAAATGCATGCAGCGGGATCTCGTGGAAGAAACTCGCAGTCTACTTGAGAATAtg GGAGGGCTTTTTCCTCGTGAATGCTTAAAAGAAAACGTTAAAATAACCTTCCCGAAATCTGCACTGCAATCAAATGACTCCAATCAG AACTCTGGTGTAGCAGAGGCAGTGTATAAAATCATGGAGCACATTGACTACCTGTTTGCTAACGATAGTCATCCAGAATCCTGGAACCAGAAGAAAGTGGAGGAtttccaaaacataatttatCGTTTATCT ATAATGGAGAGAAAGCAGGAGCGACCCGTGGATGATTTTCCCACAAGAGGAGATGCACTGAAAACCTATTTTGATAAACTGGCCACTCTCCTCAGAAACAAG gACTACAGTGTCTGCGGGTGGGAGGTGGTTCGAAAGGAGCTCCTGCTTGTTCTTGAATTCACGCTTGAACTTAAATCATTCTGTTAA